The Prochlorococcus marinus str. MIT 9301 genome segment ATTGTTCAGCAAAAACTGGAGTTGGTATTAAAGATATTTTGGAAGCAATCGTAAGAAGAGTACCTCCTCCTCAAGATGAAATTAAACTACCTACGAAGGCACTGATTTTTGATTCTTATTATGATCCTTACAGGGGAGTTATTGTTTATTTCAGGGTGATATCTGGGTCTCTAAATAAGAGAGAAAAAATATTATTAATGGCAAGTAAGAAAAATTACGAACTAGATGAGATAGGAATAATGGCGCCTGATCAGCAGCAAGTTGATGAATTACATGCAGGAGAAGTTGGTTATTTAGCTGCTTCTATAAAATCAGTTGCTGATGCGAGAGTGGGAGATACGATTACTCTTTTAAATTCACCTGCCAATGATCCTTTGCCTGGATATAAGACAGCAAATCCTATGGTTTTTTGTGGCTTATTCCCGACTGATGCTGATCAATTCCCAGATTTAAGAGTATCACTAGAAAAATTACAATTATCTGATGCAGCTTTAAAATATGAGCCCGAAACTAGTAGCGCAATGGGCTTCGGATTTAGGTGCGGATTCCTAGGACTTCTTCATATGGAGATTGTTCAAGAAAGGTTAGAAAGAGAATATGACTTGGATCTAATCGTAACGGCACCATCAGTTATCTATAAAGTTAATTTAAATCATCAGGAACATATCTTTATTGATAATCCTTCTACAATTCCTGATCCACAACTTAGAGAATCAATAGAAGAGCCTTATGTGAAAATGGAAATTTATGCTCCCAATGAATTTAATGGAACATTAATGGGTTTATGTCAGGAAAGAAGGGGAGTATTTATAGATATGAAATACATAACAACAGATCGAGTTACCTTGATTTATGAAATTCCATTAGCAGAAGTTGTTACAGATTTCTTTGATCAAATGAAAAGTAGAACCCAAGGTTATGCATCAATGGAATATCATTTGATGGGCTATAGAAAAAATGACCTTGTTAGATTAGATGTTCTAATAAACTCAGAAAGAGCAGATCCATTAACTTCGATTGTTCATAAAGATAAGGCTTACGGAATTGGCAGAAGTTTAGTTGAGAAATTAAAAGAACTTATTCCAAAACAACAATTTAAAATACCTATTCAAGCATCAATCGGTAGCAGGATTATTGCAAGTGAAAGCATAAGTGCTTTGCGAAAAGATGTTTTATCTAAATGTTATGGAGGGGATATTTCTAGGAAAAAGAAACTTTTAAAGAAACAAGCCAAAGGTAAAAAGAGGATGAAGGCAATGGGTAAAGTTGAAGTCCCTCAAGAAGCTTTTATGGCAGTCTTGAAATTAAACCAGTAATTTCTTTTAATTTAAAATTTATAGCTATTTATTTTTTAAAGAATTGGGTATATTTCATTTATATCTTTAAAAAAGATTTTGGATATTAACTCATTTTATCGTGTCGGCTCAAATATCAGAAAAGCTGGGTTTCTAATTGTACTTT includes the following:
- the lepA gene encoding translation elongation factor 4, whose amino-acid sequence is MTDISVSKIRNFCIIAHIDHGKSTLADRLLQDTGTVQQRDMQEQFLDSMDLERERGITIKLQAARMKYKADDSQEYVLNLIDTPGHVDFSYEVSRSLQACEGALLVVDASQGVEAQTLANVYLALENNLEIIPVLNKVDLPGADAEKIKQEIEEIIGLDTSNAINCSAKTGVGIKDILEAIVRRVPPPQDEIKLPTKALIFDSYYDPYRGVIVYFRVISGSLNKREKILLMASKKNYELDEIGIMAPDQQQVDELHAGEVGYLAASIKSVADARVGDTITLLNSPANDPLPGYKTANPMVFCGLFPTDADQFPDLRVSLEKLQLSDAALKYEPETSSAMGFGFRCGFLGLLHMEIVQERLEREYDLDLIVTAPSVIYKVNLNHQEHIFIDNPSTIPDPQLRESIEEPYVKMEIYAPNEFNGTLMGLCQERRGVFIDMKYITTDRVTLIYEIPLAEVVTDFFDQMKSRTQGYASMEYHLMGYRKNDLVRLDVLINSERADPLTSIVHKDKAYGIGRSLVEKLKELIPKQQFKIPIQASIGSRIIASESISALRKDVLSKCYGGDISRKKKLLKKQAKGKKRMKAMGKVEVPQEAFMAVLKLNQ